The Chitinibacter bivalviorum genomic interval TCGGAGAAAGCCAAAGTGAAAGCACACACCAGCATGGTAAGCGCCAGCGCCGCGATCCACACCCAGATTCGCTCCGGATCGCGCGAGACCAGTAGCAGCACGGTCGCTAAAGCCGACGGCCCCGCCAGCAAGGGAATCGCCAGCGGCACAATATAAGGCTCGCCCTGCTGCGTATCGCCAAACACCCCGTCAGGATGCGGAAACACCATCCGCAGCGCAATCAAAAACAGAATCACGCCGCCCGCAATACCGAGCGAGGTTTGCGATAAATGCATTAATTCTAGAAATTGCCGCCCAAAGACCATAAACAGCAGCAAGATAATAAAGGCGACACTGACCTCGCGCACGATCATGCGCCAGCGTCGCTCGGGCGGAACTTGCTTCATCAAAGAAACAAACAAGGGAATGCCGCCCAGCGGGTCGGTCACCAGCAGCAGCAAGACAAATGCAGAGAGAAAAGTTG includes:
- a CDS encoding MarC family protein codes for the protein MDSPTFLSAFVLLLLVTDPLGGIPLFVSLMKQVPPERRWRMIVREVSVAFIILLLFMVFGRQFLELMHLSQTSLGIAGGVILFLIALRMVFPHPDGVFGDTQQGEPYIVPLAIPLLAGPSALATVLLLVSRDPERIWVWIAALALTMLVCAFTLAFSEKISQVLGEQVTTAFERLMGLILTAIAVQMLLDGIRAYLASL